One genomic window of Ilyobacter polytropus DSM 2926 includes the following:
- the pilO gene encoding type 4a pilus biogenesis protein PilO, with product MKKNEKQAVLLQLLVCLTFYILFQNIIMVNLKKRVESNKNTIIQQKQKYVEDVNKINSLEKRYRDYYKMKYQRDYMQAKLVGKGEERYLTEELTKLSKKNNIKLSNINLAQNMSENDHKYIFNTEFETDFLTLKNFLDDIDNLEKNINLEDMNISRENFNLIVKATFSIYTTN from the coding sequence ATGAAAAAAAATGAGAAACAGGCAGTGCTACTACAACTACTTGTATGCCTTACCTTTTATATACTTTTTCAAAATATAATAATGGTAAATTTGAAAAAAAGAGTTGAGAGCAACAAAAACACAATAATACAGCAGAAACAGAAGTATGTGGAAGATGTCAATAAAATAAATTCACTGGAGAAAAGATACAGAGATTATTACAAAATGAAATATCAAAGGGATTATATGCAGGCAAAGCTTGTAGGTAAGGGAGAAGAAAGATATCTTACTGAGGAGCTGACAAAACTCAGTAAGAAAAATAATATAAAACTGTCAAATATAAACCTCGCTCAAAACATGAGTGAAAATGACCATAAATATATATTTAATACTGAGTTTGAAACGGATTTTCTAACTTTGAAAAACTTTTTAGACGATATAGATAACCTAGAAAAGAATATAAACCTAGAAGATATGAATATCTCGAGGGAAAACTTTAATTTGATTGTGAAGGCTACTTTTTCTATATATACAACAAACTGA